CATCGTTTAGGCCCAGCGGCTTCCCAACAAGAATACCACCAAAAGTCGTAAGTGGTACCTTTACAACTGCATAATGAAAAATAGCGAAGCTCcaacaaacaatgtttttagCTATGCGTCGGCAAATTAGAGAGATCAGAGACCCTTATAAGCCTCGAGGTTTCGCCATTTTACTGCAAACGAcaaactgcggtttgcggttaacGGTTTGACGTTACCCCgtctgcccatatttgggacttaAGATTCGCGGGTGGTAGCTCGCGACTtccatgtttgttttcattcatccaCTTACTTCTATTTTAACtgagaaattgtcttcaaaattatgtttttttgaAATAGAATTTGCTGATCAATAAGAATAAGGGTTCTAAAAAGTTGTAGTTCTTCTCAAACCGTGggattgtgatgttttaggGTGCAAAAAACCTTGTGGTAAATCACTTACCCCTAGACCGTTTAGCCGTACAAACGTaaacctcaaaccgcaaacctgacTGCAAGGCCCTGATCACGTGACTTCTCGACGTTCGCCGTTCGCGGCAAAAGCCGAAAAACCTTAATCTTGAGGACTCTAttaaaagtcatttttacaccAATCTCAAAAGGTGAAAAAGGTAGTTTCAAGCCAGTTTCATCCATAAAAATTGTTCTGTACAAGTTTCATTTGTTTATTCTCTATTCTGAGAAATACTatacttgaatctgacgtttgccgtttgtcgtAGACTCCTAATTTAGCCGTGGACAAGACGGGGCTAAATCTTTGTACCGTGGTAATATGATATTATTGCCGTTTGCCGTTAACGTGATTCTTTGCCCCTCTATTTCCTCTGTTGCTGTTAGTAACAAACATTTAAtgggcaaaacaacaacacagctacaaaaatcaattttaattttgtgaGTGACAATCTCTTAGAATTCAGAACAccgtgtttgaaaattttctttcagaaagTTTGCATCGTTGCAGCTGTGATATGCCACAAAAAAGCTGGCGATGACGCCTGTGCCCATCTGCAATGCATAAAGAGGACTGGCTTGTGTCTGAAAAGAGCGGGCGTTGGAATAAAAGACTTGCCTCCAAATGTGGTAAGCTGGTTAGCCTGCGCAACTGCTGGGAATTGCGTGGTCGGGAATGCGGACTCGTCATTTACGGGATTCACAGAATTAAGCATTCTCAAAGGCTTATCCCCTCCCGTCGAAAGGCAGACTGACCGTTTACGAAAGAAAGAGTGTGGGAAAAGTTGATTTTAATTTTAGCTTATTTATAATCGATATTACTGACAGCGGCTCTCTTTATCTTTTCTAAGAGAAGTTtcaatcgaaaatgacattcaGGTGTGTGTTTATATAACCAAAACTAAGAAAGACAATTTATCTTTAATCGCTTTATAAATGGTCCATGCTCACTTGCTTGACACTTTGACTGTTAAATGTTCTAATATTACCCGCAAAACGGAAAAGCTTCCACCCAAAGTAAACCCAATTGGATAGGGCGTTTATGATATCCATATCAGAGTGTTAAAAGCTTTTGCAAAGTCGTTCAGGTACGCAGAACACTGCAAGTTGAACATAACTTGTGTTTAGGGTCATGCCACGTAAtataaagctttttattgttgtttgatTATTtagatatttattattttcatttccatTCCCTCCCATTCAAGAGAAAATGTCTGCCGATAATCCCGTGTTGCCTGCTGGTTAGCGAGAGCTGTGAAGAGAAGCTGTGCTGTTTTGTGAGATTTGGAGAGTGCGCGAAAAAGCTTGGCGACAAGTCCTGAGGACTAAAGCAGATTAACAATTGGCCCGACTTCGACAGGAAATATTACAATATCGGCCCATGGAAAcggaaaataaagggaaaatatGTCTGCACAAAATGTAGTTTTATATCGATATCAGTTGTCATAAGTGAACATGTGTAACAATAAAAGAGCCTGGTTGTGATAAAAAATGTGGTCTAGTTTttcgctgttgttgtttttagccgCCGCCAGGtcagctcagttgggagagcgacagtctgctgagcgggaggtcggaAGTttaaaccccggccggaccaacactcagggtcttaaaatgagaagaaagtgctgcgtacgtgcgcacgtaaattttacgcgcatAAATATTTATGGCTTTGCGGCCACGCTTAAATTAACAAGAACGTTGAACCTGGCTGAACGTTTGCCTTATAAGCAGCAAAATACACCGTAACACTTAAATTTATTAAATTGCAAAAGTTTTTACGGGTCTTTTACAGGTTATCATTGTcagtaaaacattttttttttctgttttgaaactATTGCATTAAAgcaataaagcaaaaaaagtttCACCCATGTCGACTTGCAGCAAGAGAGGATATGCTCTCTTGCTTGCAGCCAGAAACATACTACAAACCTCATTACCCCCTAAAGTGTTTTCTCTTTCctaacatttttcttttcaatgtttAAAGGTGAGTTTGCTATTGTTGTCGTTGtcgatgtttctttttttggacATTTATAGCAGGAATTGATGATAACATGGTCTGTTTTTTGACCCAGtcactacattttttttttgccttacgCTTTTTAAATACTTGGCAATGACAAACGCGCATTAAATAATCTACCTAGATATCTTACCCTTTGTTCGAGAAAATATTGGCAATTGCttatgaaaaggaaaaaaatgaagttgctCTTATTGTTTTACACCAATAATACTGAAAACAAGCACAAGGAatgaaaacagaggaaaaaaccTTCGCAAGATAAAAAAGATGAAGAACCATGCCCAATTCACAGGAATCcgattgttgttattgttttttgaaccatttttttttttaacacgaaTTGGCCTTCCAcccacacgaaaccagtgaatccgctcACCGAAAGTGCATCTGTGTTGAAACCGATGTCCAGAGTGATTTAAggctagcctgaatttcatacGATTGCTTCGAGGTCGTTTCTCCTCTCAGTTCTtgagggagtaaaaatgactcgaAGTAAACGACTAAAACTCAGGCTAATTTAAGGCACTATCGTTACAAATCCGGGTAAAACATATGCGGTTTCAATAATGACCGGATCGTGTTGACAGGGCCTCAATATTCGTTTGCATGCAATAGTCTTTAGACTCTGAGACGAGAACGACTGCAAGTATGAGAATTTGAGAATTCCTCAATGCTAAGTACAGTGAgtacgcgtgaaccagcgtcattttggcgggaaaacgtgatagccctaagctgtcgtcattctactacgagttttggCTTGAATGTCGTAGCGGCGGAGAGAAGTCATAACATAAAagacgttttatcattttgctatcaaACGAGCGCTTAAATCCAccaataaagataacagtgcgCACTTTTCTGGTTAATTAAAAGTACATTGacgctttccggggtgtctattttatTTAGAATACGCATAAACACTTTCAGTGAAATTTCGTTCTCGTTTCGTACTTGCAGttgttctcgtcctcgaatctaaaggtctcttacAATACCGGCAACCGACTGACCGACATGAAATTAAATTCAATTAAATTCAACAATGAAGGTTCCCCTTTCACTAAAAACCTACAAACTGTGATAGTCGtatcataatttttttggaGGAAGTACGAAAACTAAAAGAGTGATATGGATTAATAAGCTTCATTCTTCATTCCATTACGAAAAACCATTAACTACTAAGACAGTCTTTTCCTGTTGCTGCTTGATTAGTATCCATTAAACGTAAACAAAACCACGAATTTTCTCTATAAATCCAAGGAAAGTCGACTCAATAacagtgttgaaataaattataatgaaaataGAAATACACTATTAGAGTGCGCCCACTCAAACCCAGACACTTGCAAGAAGGTTgtccaatcacaacgttttcAATTCTGCAAACGGATCAATAACATTTATAAATTTGAGAGTTGTTTCTTGAGAGGCTAGGTAATATAATTAAGTTCAAacggttttaaagttttgaaCGCTTGCATATTAGATGAATACTTGGATTTTAACGCTCAGTTTGCAAAAACTTacgaatcttttgttttcagaaaacgtTGTGATTGAACAAATAATTCATCCAAATGTCCCGGTTTGTGTGTCCCCACTGTAATGGGCTCAATACCCCCTTCACGGCTTTGAGGGCATGCTGGGTAATCAGGACAAGACGGAAAGGAAGTCAAACGTCTGTATGGGAATTCAAAGTCAACTAATTCTTCCTAATTGAAAATCTCGTAACTTGCACGTTGCAAACTTTAActaatgaaattaaagaaactATGCACTAAGTGTGGAGAGCACAGCAGTCCTTTGTCGCTTTTGAGAAAATTTTCCTTCTTCCATACATTATGTGTAATTTTTGTGTTGTCggattacagaaaatgtatggaagaaCTCAGGTTTTCTAATAAAAAGGACCAAAGGACTACCatgcactccagatttagtatgtagtttctttaagttcattagttacatttttcaaagggaaaGTGACAAATATATTCAGTTAGCAAGAATTAGTTGACTTTGTATTCCCATACaaacttttgatttttccaCCATCTTTTCCTGATTACCCATCATACCGTTAAAACCTTGAAGGGGTCTATTATTAGACCTTTTCTTAATGATCATAGAGCTTCTTCTCCATCTCCTCTATCATTCCACCTCATCCCATCTTTTACTAGCACATGCAGTCTGAAGCAAAGGCTTGCACGGTTATAAGGAAATACAAAAGCTACAATATTATAACTTATACACAAATGGAGGACTTAACAGCCAAGGACGAAAACGAAAATCGATACCTAAACAGCGAcgcgatttgttttttttttttctcaaaactcTGGAGCACCTTCTTCAACTGCCCAAGACATTGTCCGGCCGTTCAACCGTTCCTGAAGTTAAAAGAGAGATATTGAATATGACACTTTGCACAGTTTGACTTCTTGCTAacgttaaagaaaaataaaacagtattTTGATGGTGGGTACAACTCCGGTCATAAGCATATTTCGGTTGTGTTTAGTAAGATATTTATATCTGAATAAACGGTTTGAGGCGTGGGGAAATGTTTGAATAGTCTTTGCTGGGTGGGCCATTTGACGCTTTTGGAAGGACTAGTCATTGGGGTAATTTACCATCtaagggtctgtttacatggaggtgggggaacccaggtaggtgaggtaacccgcctaagtgaggtaacccgcctgtccatataatctctcatatggtcaccccaccaATCATGTAAACTTGATCAAATTAAAACGAGAGATTACATGGACTGGCGGTTTACCTCACCTAAGCGGGTCACCTCACCTACTTGGGCCACCCCACCTCCATGTAGACAGGCTCTAAACTGACAACATACTGGGGAATTTGTCCCGGGGGGAGGCACAGGCacttttggaattgactggtacattATCTACCGTTTGAACAAACATCTTAAATTTTGGAACCATTTTGACCTTTTGTTGATCTAAAAGCTAACCTAGTGAGACATAACGGATTGTGCAGTCCACGTAACATAAATGAAATTCTCGAGATAAACCCGTTTATCTTCGAGAAATTAAGACCTTTTAATCAAAACACTCACCTGTTGCTTATAGTTTGAAGGTGGACCAAATTTGTATCGTCTGTTACCCCATCGTCTGCAAAAAAAGTAAGTAATCAACATGAACACGATGATCACCGTGCCACAACAAAGGGGGCTCTCGCATTCGGGACAAGATTAATATATAAAAAGGATTAATTATTTTACCGATGCACGGACTTTCATTTCTTTGGTGGACAATTTGAATTTTGCGGTTAGCTGGAGCGAAGCCTGGAGCCGAGAAATATTAGGGGTCTTGGAACCAGTTTGGGACAGTCAGAAAACTCTCGGAAAATGCCTTCGATTGCCGAGCAGTATAAAGTCAGCGGAGCGGCTCCGAAGATTTCTAGACTCCAGACCTCGCTCCAGTTGACAGCAAAATTCATAATGGCCACGCAAATTCCACTTATCAATATATGTTCGAAGTAATCTTTATCCAGTATAATCTAACCGAATGCCTGAGCCCCCTGTGCAAATGCAACCATGAACTTTTAAATCGTGCTTTTTACATACGTGTAAATCGTCAACAGAgaacttaagcaacaacgaagACGATAGCGACGAAAACGTTacctttgaaaaatgaattcGCGCTTATTCTACCTCGTTAAATTTATTgaatgcatttatttttttctggagatGAATTCGAAAGGACTGTATCGAggttgagaaaaagaaaaagaaagttgttgtcttgggTTCACGCGCGTCctccaaaaaagtgaaattaggcacttttaCGTCGCATTTGTGCAGtgacgggaaagaaatgtaccaaaaccaaaatgcgtgatgcacgtcCAAGTCGCTGTTTCGCTTTTTCAAACCCATTGCTTctccgttctcgttgccgtcaccgtcgtaTTGCTATCAGAAATAACATTGCCTCAGACCTACTAACATTTTGCAACTGACCTGTCATTTATGATATCGCTTCCTCTGCGTGCCCCATTAACGTATTGTACTCTGGAAACGTTCCCATAATCCTTTAGATTAAACCTCTCGCCATAAGACGTGCGGGCATTTAACCGTCCATCTGAAACAGATTTCCTGGAGCTACGTTCAGGGATAAAACTTGACGGATCAGCTACAATGTCGATGCGCCTCCCTGTACCGCTACTTGGTTGAACATCACCTTCATAAGGAACAATTATAGGAGTAGTGGACAATTTAGTGGTCGCGTGAAAACGACTGGTGTCAGTTGACCCAGAGGACCTGCGTCGGTATGAATCGGATGGATCAGTGACGATATATGAAGTGCCCTCTCCACCTGAGATAGTGTGTACAGTGTACCCATCGGGATTGGTTGTTCCTCTAGAAAGTGTACTTACGCCAAAATTCGGTGTGATAGCTAGGGCGCCCCGTGGAGCTCTGGCAATGCCGTGATCGGAATTTGATGTAAGCATTCCAGAAGACTGGAACAAGGCCTTTCCAGGTTTTTGCAAGCTTAGCCTTGGTGGTCGAGCGGGCACGGCGTTTACTGTTATGACCATGTTACCTCCTTCGTCCTGATACGAAGAAGCCTGCCTGGTAGTTCTGTACCCTTCGTGCATTCTCTGGATTGTGTGCATTGGGACAGTGTAGGGCTGATTGCGTCTAACAACAATTTCATTTCCAGCAACcttaaaaatgcaaataaaacaagaagaaaatagGTTCAATCTTACCTAAAAGTTTGaagttgttatgtttttaaTGTGGCGAAAATCGGTTGGGTAGTCGCTTAGGAGTGGTTAGGTCTACCTCAATTTTTTTAACGACTCAAGCACGACCATACATTTTGGGAACGACTTGGCATTTTACCGTAATGTGAATACAGCTCATAGATAACTGCAAACTAACCTTTGAGCTGCCTCGTAGCGCTCTCAAAACTGTGCGCTGTTGTTGTCCGCGTGACCCATACCCAAGGACAGTGGACATCAGCTTGTTACCATGGTAATACCGTGCGCCCACAATGTAAGCTCTACTCCCCGCAGCCCTTCCTCCCCGCTTCATACTGCCATGCCTTTTTATCTCCTTGGTGACGTGAAGCGCCTTAGTGTTGTACCTGTTGTCTTCTTGTATCTTGAACCTGATGGGTACTCGCACAACGCCATCTTGGTCCTGTTCTTCGTAATAGTTTGTGTAGTAGACGCCGTCTTCGTATTCATCGCGGTTGATTGGAATAGTTACCGTGCCATCCgactaaaaaataagaaatactTATTGGATAGCCAACGCTTGGTTCATTCATAAGTAGGAGGAATATATGATTCTTTGGGTGAATGTACTCCTGAATAGGAcagttgttgacagtgactgagtTTTCGACAACCCGTGCGGTAGTCATCTCTACAGATCACGCCAGCGAATttagtcgcgatgttattggtcatctgtcactccagccgtgatgttattagctatgaaaacgctaaaaatgATGGTGTGTTTTGATCCGTCTTTTGTCACTTTGTCACAGTTATAACGGTCTTCCAGTCaagattcagtggcgtttgttctatgTTAGATTCTTTGTTCAGAAGATCAGTCACCTTTCTATGGCTTTCATTTAGGAAAAGGTACGCTGAGAGATGATCGGATTTACCCACAATGGCGACTAGACACCAGAGTCAAGGTACTTCGTTTATTGTTACTGAGTAATAGTGAGCTAGGGTATTTGTTATATGAGATAAATTAATTGACAGTGAGTATAGTTTACAAGAAGTGAAAAAATTAGGCCAATACTAAACAAACTTACCTCCACTATTCGGTCTTTCTTTTGCAGAATCCTTGCCCACGCTTTCCTgcaaaaaacgaaaatacaATATTACAGTTTCTATAAGACAGTGCGAAGTTTAATATAAGTGGAATGTTTCTGatgtctttaatttttaaaccgtCTTGTATTAAAACACACAATATTCACTCTACGAAACCTTCTGGGAAAAGGGTAAATGAAGAATGAAGAGTTACGACGCAAAGCCAGATTTATTCTCACCTTCCCCGAGTAGTTAAATCCCCAACTTTGATTTTCACCACGCCATTTTCGACCCTGACAGCATCAGCACCATAAACGTCGTCGACCTTTATCTTCCTTATATGTGGATCAGCATTCTCCTTTGTGTCTCGTAGCACTATGGCCTTTTCTTCTGGAGCAGCTTGTGCAATGATGTACCGGGGACGTCTTCGTTTTTCTTGCTTTGCGCGAACTCTCACATGGACGTCCACGATATCATCTTTAGATCGACGAGAGTGTCGTCTGAGCGAACTGTggtataacaaaaaaaaggaaaagaaaagaacaacaTAATAAGATTTCTGGATTCCCCGCTAACGTCTACAACAtacttttaagggtaaaaatttATTAACCACTGCAACATACCCTGGAATCTTCCTTGGAaatcaaacaaagaaacaacaacacaaacaacgacaacaaacagcaaacagcaAACTTTGTATGGAGAGCGACGTGTGGATGTAAATGTTGGATTAAAATCCACTATTAAAACGTAAGTACAAGTTACAATGGTACAGCTGCAAGGGATTTCAATCAAGTTGTCTATTCAAAAATTCGCTACTTCTGTgcgatgattttttttctcttcctccGTGGACAAAATAACATGCATCTAAAACCCCAAACCCAAAAGGATTGAAAATCTTGAATCTAAGAAATTGCGAACGCGACAGCGCGACCGCGCGACCGCGCGACCGCGCGATGCTTTCAAAAAGTATCAACCAACTATTACAACCTTCTGTCATAAGATCCTCGACGGAAGCTCCGCCTTCTCACTGGTCCTAAATGTAGCAATTTATCCATATCCTCCGCAGTATAAGCGTTAGTGTAACCGTTGAAATTGGTTCGGCTCTCAATCTGAAGTAACCGATCGACGTCCTCAGCTGTGAAAGCATCCCACCATGTCTGTTTATCCACCTGGGGTGATAAGGGCTGCTGCTGTGAATCTATGTGGATTATAGCTGTGCCAATGTTCGTCGTACCGCTTCCATCCTCAACCTGTACAAGTTAGTAGTTTTATTATATGAAGAAAGCAGTGgctgtaataacgaggtgaccgtgTTACCGgatggccgtaaggcggggttcctctGTATGTATCACTCGAATTACTAGAAGCTATAAGAATTTATATTtacagcctgagaaaacagccgaaatttCGCGACCTCCCCCCATCCCCTCTTGTTTCCACGCGAAATGACGTCTTCTATAccgatgacgtgtcactacccagatctgggtagtgcttctgatcgGTTGAAGCAAATATACCTCGCGGTATGattaatcagaagcactacccaaatctgggtagcgacacgtcatcagtgtggaatttctacAGGCGTTCGACTCTCTTCAGTCCAATTGGCATTCTACAAATTACAACAATAACGAATctgcagacagtttttttttatttcctgggACACCAAATGCACAATAAGGGAACGCAAAATGCGGCCTTTATTTACTTAAttcctatttatttatttattttcatttatttatttctcttttgaacaaaatggtTTGGTACCTGTGGAATATCAGGTAATGACGCACTGTGATCAAAAGGAACGCCTCTTAATTCGTCAATCTGGTCGGGCTCCTCAGCAATATCTGTAGTAGAGGAATCCAGTCGTCGGATTTTGTCCAGCCCAACTTGCTCTTGAATGTCTGGAGCAGTCATTGTCTCTGCGTCACGCAATGCAGGCTTTTCCTCCGTTTGACCATCATCTTCTCTGCTAACTACACCTGGGATAATCATGGTTGTTAAATCCTCCTCACGTATGCTAGTCATTCGTTGCATGGTACTTGCCACGCTTGCTTGCCTACTGATTTGGCGGCTGATTGTTTCCGACGTATCGTCGATGCTCTGTAGAAAAACAGTTTATTAATAACATTACAAAAGTCACTAACGGCTGTATATTCTAGGGTAAGGGTACAGAGAGGATGACCTCTAATGTCAATATATCACTACCTTTCACAGTTTGCTGTTATAAAGGGACTCACTCTTGATAAAAAAATGGCTTCTTTTGGATAAAAATGGCTTCTGTAGATTATCCTGTGTTTCATTGAATGGCATTCAGTGAGAGGATCACGATCAGAGTTTGTTAAAACAGTTGtcacaaagcatttttttaccGGACACATTTCTTTATCAAAGACTATGTTCGTATAGAAGCCGTTAGGGCAATGAGAATTCTACGTAGATATTTTGAGGTAGGAAAGTCTTCTTTTAGTATCTCGCCACTAGAGACTGTTATCATTCATACTTACAGCACCGGTGGAATATGCTTCTGTAGGATCAGGTTTATAATCTCTCTCTGGTAAGCGTGCAGATCGAGGCTGATATCTAGGAATATGGACTGGGTCCTTGACTTCAACACCCGGCTTCTTTTCGGAGTGTTGATGAACATACTTTTCCAGCTTGCTTCGAGATTTTGAGTCATCCAGTTTATCAACCTTCTTTTTGAGTTCCTCAATTTTCTTCCTAAGTGCGACCATAGCTGACGGTTTACTTTCCTTGTACACTTCTACTATTTCGACGACCTCCTCTCGAGAAGGAATCTTGCGGTCATCGTGTGTTAAAATTTCTTTCCTTATGCTTGTGCGTCTAGGCGAGACATTTTTGCCAGGCAATCGTCTTAGGGTTTCCAACCTAGAAATGGCTGGGTCGCTGTCAGCTGCACCACCTTCGGGAGAAATTATGGAATctttattcaatatttttctCGTCACAAATTCGCGACTTGTCTGACGGTGGTCGGAGAGTACATCTACCTCTTTGTTCTCTACCTCTTTCCAGGTACTAAAATCACTACACTTCTTTAAAGGTAAATTGAAATCTTTTCGTTTTCTAGAAACAGAATCGTGATCTGGAGGAGGCAAAGGTATGGCTTCTCCTGGTCGCACTGTTCTTTTTGGTGGACTGTCAAGTCTGATGGATTCAGTTTTTCTGGTACCTTCTGGCTGTTCTGCTTGGGGAAGATACAGTGCAGAGGGCTTATATTCCCTAGTTGGCTCTGGCGGTATCGAAGAATCTGACGCTCGAGGCTCTGTTGTTCCAAAAACTTCTGTTGGTCTGAAAGTTTCACGTCGCTTAAATGGCTCTCTGAAGTCACCAACATCTTCA
The genomic region above belongs to Porites lutea chromosome 12, jaPorLute2.1, whole genome shotgun sequence and contains:
- the LOC140921408 gene encoding uncharacterized protein, with translation MNVKISLLFFVAVAVYAKAELEQQYHPQAVLHYLEMEDKKMAEKVRSIVKLPDEDPARPSFRPSGFPTRIPPKVKVCIVAAVICHKKAGDDACAHLQCIKRTGLCLKRAGVGIKDLPPNVRKCLPIIPCCLLVSESCEEKLCCFVRFGECAKKLGDKS
- the LOC140922056 gene encoding uncharacterized protein — protein: MYSKKFYSFDPRNSRTEQHGNPHSTRGSSQATFTKSPYEPVEGKIDRENHIMKEDTRSISENVTKSVVTRNVIDRRSSSSYTTREDIKAIKTRGLKGIRNTFKGASKFDSTGARDAHENSKDSPISSFYSSYSRDEDLSKAAAANTPAMDGENVISSFYRSDGGEQTSDHQKRSEEKDRVSAGASKYTEWTSELELKKREDSSVSGKEDWSDPLSRRRSLERHRSKGDEPCDSDYEDFQTIGLEDVNILRRALERKQASNSFEREKLSKRISEDERSDPSKYTSSAYLLLSNKWKDKDSAPSALTEDSSNTRYNDDAVQLSRSPARRSLSSEALDNKGRGRLGIYRELPGRKEFLSYTAKKRFHDDEVLQKRRGSRSLDRDERRMQDYMDEREAEKRDLLFRVRSKSSGHLSSFDNEVDGAKNHNRSRSHSLHRRRSTERDPFRTGDVKNAIDFSSSNARAYMPRKESATHEKLKKDIARLKAETESRPMKKDGSFTPKSHIRESSVKEKLKEDIAKLKTETLTREHIKPYIPPPSSRVEAKDVSSRWKSREPSIHDKLKDDIAKLRAKTRDFPSSSRRASDTLAHRWDKNDEERNVHRSELRHFQLSKKDGKFFKDESERNETQRYDDPIDRKYGSSTHIDRDLSTTDGSYRPDGRTEAERNPKDCSSPKSLDKHYGATNDDNVSSLRRFSEKSPTGYFPRAADYDWPPREERSLNQRGVSWISPRNSWGDATQGDKETRSGATQGFATKRVFKADSTVSMKSTKNGDGPSSVTGFFHGSVAEEDQSAFYSKGIGDEDVGDFREPFKRRETFRPTEVFGTTEPRASDSSIPPEPTREYKPSALYLPQAEQPEGTRKTESIRLDSPPKRTVRPGEAIPLPPPDHDSVSRKRKDFNLPLKKCSDFSTWKEVENKEVDVLSDHRQTSREFVTRKILNKDSIISPEGGAADSDPAISRLETLRRLPGKNVSPRRTSIRKEILTHDDRKIPSREEVVEIVEVYKESKPSAMVALRKKIEELKKKVDKLDDSKSRSKLEKYVHQHSEKKPGVEVKDPVHIPRYQPRSARLPERDYKPDPTEAYSTGASIDDTSETISRQISRQASVASTMQRMTSIREEDLTTMIIPGVVSREDDGQTEEKPALRDAETMTAPDIQEQVGLDKIRRLDSSTTDIAEEPDQIDELRGVPFDHSASLPDIPQVEDGSGTTNIGTAIIHIDSQQQPLSPQVDKQTWWDAFTAEDVDRLLQIESRTNFNGYTNAYTAEDMDKLLHLGPVRRRSFRRGSYDRSSLRRHSRRSKDDIVDVHVRVRAKQEKRRRPRYIIAQAAPEEKAIVLRDTKENADPHIRKIKVDDVYGADAVRVENGVVKIKVGDLTTRGRKAWARILQKKDRIVESDGTVTIPINRDEYEDGVYYTNYYEEQDQDGVVRVPIRFKIQEDNRYNTKALHVTKEIKRHGSMKRGGRAAGSRAYIVGARYYHGNKLMSTVLGYGSRGQQQRTVLRALRGSSKVAGNEIVVRRNQPYTVPMHTIQRMHEGYRTTRQASSYQDEGGNMVITVNAVPARPPRLSLQKPGKALFQSSGMLTSNSDHGIARAPRGALAITPNFGVSTLSRGTTNPDGYTVHTISGGEGTSYIVTDPSDSYRRRSSGSTDTSRFHATTKLSTTPIIVPYEGDVQPSSGTGRRIDIVADPSSFIPERSSRKSVSDGRLNARTSYGERFNLKDYGNVSRVQYVNGARRGSDIINDRRWGNRRYKFGPPSNYKQQERLNGRTMSWAVEEGAPEF